In a single window of the Oscarella lobularis chromosome 4, ooOscLobu1.1, whole genome shotgun sequence genome:
- the LOC136186383 gene encoding ER degradation-enhancing alpha-mannosidase-like protein 1, translating into MPWDDDGFALIAVTMWAIASKLVFLFLTQNESDLPSRGFSNVVDYKAFPESRRLEMREAARRMFYVGYENYMQFAFPKDELDPIHCVGRGPDIDQSNININDVLGGYSLTLIDSLGTLAVLGNSSEFKRAVRLVLDFVDFHVGSTVQVFEATIRVLGSLLSAHLLIRDPRQPFGNLTPEGYSDELLSMANNLASRLLSAFENSTTGLPHPRVNLRGDIPSVSSNETCTAGAGSLLVEFTLLSRLTGDPVYESYARRAVDVLWEKRHPHTGLLGNTINIHTGEWIGKMSGIGAGLDSLYEYLYKSYILFGHNEDLKRFNAMYKSLMRYARKGQDCRIRFRQRATDNNDDDDDDDDDDDDDDDHIPIYANVNMETGDVMNFWVDSLSAFFSGLQVLKGDVMEAVCNHALYYAIWRRFGALPERFNWKNKSPEVAFYPLRPELVESTYLLYRATRNPFYLHVGSEILESLEKHCRAKCGYATLHNVIDKTQEDRMESFFLSETCKYLFLLFDEDNYLNRYESEYVFTTEGHPIRIGKHWREKAWETSPLTPPLSSRFDDDDDVNIRSYNGSACVSLPETWRIALVFIGNARSVFPVFAPLQPEMTE; encoded by the exons ATGCCTTGGGATGACGACGGTTTCGCTCTGATTGCCGTGACCATGTGGGCGATAGCAAGCAAGctcgtcttcctttttctcacACAGAACGAAAGCGACCTTCCCTCTCGCGGTttttcgaacgtcgtcgactacAAGGCATTCCCGgagagtcgtcgtctcgaaatGCGAGAAGCGGCACGACGAATGTTCTACGTGGGATACGAGAACTACATGCAATTCGCCTTTCCCAAAGACGAACTCGATCCGATTCACTGCGTAGGCCGAGGTCCGGATATCGATCA GTCGAACATTAATATAAACGACGTCCTAGGAGGTTACTCGCTCACTCTGATCGATTCGTTGGGAACTCTCGCG gtatTGGGTAATAGCAGCGAATTTAAACGAGCCGTGCGACTCGTTCTAGACTTTGTGGATTTTCACGTTGGAAGCACAGTGCAGGTCTTCGAGGCCACCATCAG GGTATTGGGGTCTTTGTTGTCGGCCCATCTGCTTATACGCGATCCCCGACAGCCGTTTGGTAATTTGACGCCGGAGGGCTACAGCGACGAGCTTTTGTCCATGGCCAATAATTTGGCGTCTCGATTGCTCTCGGCTTTTGAAAATTCAACGACAGGACTTCCTCACCCCAGG GTCAATCTTCGAGGAGACATTCCGTCTGTATCTTCTAATGAAACGTGCACGGCGGGAGCCGgatctcttctcgtcgagtTCACTCTTTTGAGTCGATTGACGGGCGACCCGGTATACGAGTCCTATGCAAGACGAGCTGTGGACGTTCTGTGGGAAAAGCGGCATCCGCACACGGGGCTCTTAGGCAACACAATCAACATCCACACGGGGGAGTGGATTGGGAAAATGAGCGGCATAGGCGCGGGTCTTGATTCCCTCTACGAATATTTGTATAAG TCATACATCCTGTTTGGTCACAATGAGGACTTGAAGCGCTTCAATGCCATGTATAAGAGTCTCATGCGTTATGCCAGAAAAGG gcAGGATTGTCGCATTAGATTTCGGCAGCGTGCCACTGAtaacaatgacgacgacgacgacgacgacgacgacgacgacgacgacgatgaccaCATACCGATTTACGCCAATGTTAACATGGAGACGGGCGACGTCATGAATTTTTGGGTCGATTCCTTATCCGCGTTCTTTTCTGGCCTTCAG GTATTGAAAGGGGATGTTATGGAGGCCGTGTGTAATCATGCCCTCTATTACGCCATAtggcgtcgattcggcgctCTTCCGGAACGATTCAACTGGAAAAACAAGTCACCCGAAGTCGCCTTCTATCCCCTGCGACCAgagctcgtcgaatcgacgtatCTCTTATACAGA GCGACGCGAAATCCCTTCTATTTGCACGTCGGAAGCGAGATACTGGAGAGTTTAGAGAAGCACTGTCGTGCCAA ATGCGGATACGCCACGCTGCATAATGTGATTGACAAGACGCAGGAGGATCGAATGGAGAGCTTTTTTCTTAGCGAAACGTGcaagtatttatttttg CtattcgacgaagacaatTATCTAAATCGTTACGAAAGCGAGTACGTTTTCACGACCGAAGGCCATCCTATCCGCATCGGTAAGCATTGGCGGGAAAAGGCGTgggaaacgtcgccgttgacgCCGCCTctgtcgtcgcgtttcgacgacgacgacgacgtaaaTATTCGGTCGTACAACGGTTCGGCGTGCGTCAGCTTGCCGGAAACGTGGAG GATAGCCCTGGTTTTTATCGGTAACGCGCGCTCCGTTTTCCCGGTGTTCGCGCCGCTCCAACCGGAAATGACCGAATGA
- the LOC136186372 gene encoding uncharacterized protein, with protein MRAQIFLVVAVCIAGLSAVDLDAASLCQEGGVVAKIRALVPQWMNFCKTMDEYGLQITHVNNVLTVKVAKESSSSLTDLLPDTGVKFLDGEERIDIAEMVFNFNDPWQLSVKTRPYPSLEICPERLSLAQVQMDVIVGKSSRSRVTLKNLFVSGDWKLGSVSVSTSLKKDGSKYLIKGSPTGGKVDVSAIATALGERLLPAGSAEAALKRAGFDKVSISGVDVTGLYDSATDDVAFCFTGSPSIAGWGGYRLHALFHSYAGGKKTVLTMAVTLPSVRLSTLIKKVSGLDISSVPILGGVTVTNTGFLISTSDVEPNLLPECMDGILKDTEPFPEGVSIVSEVKILADVDPAKCLIRIDPSMGVTMERIDNSRIFTLPNIMRALNLDFNNLPLINSLRGRRSARSIIEQLKNADVSGVNFDVKKFQLTLTVDWGDKLDILPNFLSINNPSMNINVTLKSPRSFKVDFQGQWAIGSASFEVGIFPQDDNKGYILKGSGKELKVGEILSKAGANFFPNGINIGFLREFKIVDPSVQIPIGEVAKTQELHLSGQPQIADFGGPKCYFISKKVNGQPAAAVGFDFANTGFAGILKKLTGKSIAGVRMFDEGMKLGVIIASADFPGTTFEGPTLTQLGEVKKGLTLAGVFKLPACGNDPICKFLEPVLGGSSLQLKASIASLNEFTVSAGLSNIKLGSAMTIQSAGLELAISTTSAPSVGIVCELLVHSPRLLFKGSFSAMPTGELQSSMSMEGLWKQAFGIPWLTVGNLLFSIKFVPGVSPTAFEVGGEVHIGIPGRQLKGATYVGVDTTDPKKNYFYGSINKVTIYSVMNAFGIRCNLPKPLREMGFVNGLEVSYAVFEKRIPGHVIPAGMKLKGGISILGFRLNADIHVNPGKFLKIDASMTALNLAGGLFKMYAHPSQKSRGPYLKADISLSPPKVSIDASGYVELFGLVYTGATLKINEKEYLVEVRKPLFGFQMTLKVHASYGSLTRASFGVHGELDAEALGKLVRNVQEMIKKGADEATARIRAAEGKVAACRGKFDGAQRSLRDKQGKVNRLCSESRCGSVCIPTISFRCCRRCWGRCCWSCARTNGCGKRITDPVCAGKNLLCRGVRAAAYAALKVAEKAVEVAKAPFYAAEAILRGVRAAVKIGADAANFILRYGLGSLIRIRRISFEVSIAAVKGGSFGGSIEVSFLRRSYQTYGFSLRFRGVLDMCKDLADRAYKGITGRRRRDVETSLAAAFPGYALADSYRPGSYRQKRDELEDELEGRFAPEAPTKDVFDNDDFDQDSEIVTDLPTPAVIDNDDDDDDDDDEENDEEARAAADAVMKDLKEVEREFDHVFDGIDSGDENDGEEESIDEEPKTDEEKCSLLKTVFDHVTQVFVELDKSLYEPLSAEVKAYSSQKAKLDRCQAALDEVAEQKKQVDEDVEKDIRELDREEEEEELGGLSKSQRVFRRSVRQGMADKLRRVTQRENEDYDKSRQLCDEVDKVQQKIHDSAVEINARGSRLALAKFNSFTMTKFGKPVEVFLHDQCERVANAYADYKGPNADAAHNVLGVLHKACSHFGYDGEANILDLTVLKAHPIAMEVVRTIKEVKERNLNGFC; from the exons ATGAGGGCCCAaatctttctcgtcgtcgccgtttgcaTAGCCGGCCTATCTGCCGTCGACTTGGACGCTGCGTCTCTTTGCCAAgaaggcggcgtcgtcgcaaagATCCGAGCTCTCGTTCCACAATGGATGAACTTCTGCAAGACGATGGACGAGTATGGACTCCAAATCACCCACGTCAACAACGTACTCACGGTCAAAGTAGCCAAAGagagctcgtcgtcgctcacCGATCTCCTCCCCGACACCGGCGTCAAGTTcctcgacggcgaagagcgAATCGACATCGCGGAAATGGTCTTCAACTTCAACGACCCGTGGCAGTTGTCCGTCAAAACGCGCCCCTATCCGAGCCTCGAAATCTGTCCCGAGCGTTTGAGTCTGGCTCAAGTGCAGATGGACGTGATCGTGGGGAAGAGCAGCCGTAGTCGCGTGACGCTAAAGAATCTCTTCGTGAGCGGCGATTGGAAACTCGGTTCGGTGagcgtctcgacgtcgttgaagaaaGACGGGAGCAAGTACTTGATCAAGGGATCGCCGACGGGCGGcaaagtcgacgtctcgGCAATTGCTACGGCGCTCGGCGAGCGACTTCTTCCCGCCGGATCAGCCGAAGCGGCGCTCAAACGAGCGGGTTTCGATAAGGTTTCCATCTCCGGCGTCGATGTGACGGGATTGTACGACTCTGCTACGGACGACGTGGCGTTCTGCTTCACTGGCTCGCCGAGCATCGCGGGCTGGGGTGGATACCGCCTTCACGCGCTTTTCCATAGTTATGCGGGGGGGAAGAAAACCGTTCTGACAATGGCGGTCACGCTTCCCTCGGTTCGACTCTCGACTCTGATCAAAAAGGTATCCGGTTTGGATATATCGTCGGTTCCGATACTCGGAGGCGTCACCGTGACGAATACGGGTTTCCTcatttcgacgagcgacgtcgagccGAACCTTTTGCCCGAGTGCATGGATGGCATATTGAAAGACACTGAACCCTTCCCAGAAGGCGTTTCCATTGTCTCCGAAGTCAAGATcctcgccgacgtcgatccaGCGAAGTGTCTCATCCGTATCGATCCTAGTATGGGAGTCACCATGGAGCGAATCGACAACAGCCGCATATTCACTCTTCCCAACATTATGCGCGCTCTCAACTTGGACTTCAACAATTTGCCGCTGATCAATTCGCTTCGCGGCCGACGCAGCGCTCGCAGCATCATTGAACAACTCAAAAATGCCGACGTTAGCGGCGTGAATTTCGACGTGAAGAAATTCCAACTTACACTGACTGTAGACTGGGGCGATAAGCTCGACATTCTTCCCAACTTCCTGTCCATCAACAATCCGTCAATGAATATCAATGTGACGCTGAAATCGCCGAGGAGTTTCAAGGTCGACTTCCAGGGTCAATGGGCAATTggatcggcgtcgttcgaagTGGGAATCTTTCCTCAAGACGACAACAAGGGCTACATTTTGAAGGGCAGCGGAAAAGAGCTCAAGGTTGGCGAAATTCTCTCCAAAGCCGGCGCCAACTTCTTTCCGAATGGTATCAACATCGGTTTTCTTAGAGAATTCAAAATCGTGGACCCATCCGTCCAAATTCCAATTGGCGAAGTAGCAAAAACGCAGGAATTGCATCTATCCGGACAGCCTCAGATAGCAGACTTTGGCGGACCGAAGTGCTATTTCATATCGAAGAAAGTGAACGGCcaaccggcggcggcggtcggATTCGACTTCGCCAACACGGGTTTCGCCGGCATTCTGAAAAAACTGACAGGAAAATCGATCGCCGGCGTCAGAATGTTCGACGAGGGAATGAAATTGGGCGTGATCATCGCATCGGCCGATTTTCCGGGTACGACGTTCGAAGGTCCGACGCTGACGCAGTTGGGCGAAGTGAAAAAGGGTCTGACATTAGCCGGCGTCTTCAAACTTCCCGCGTGTGGCAACGATCCAATCTGCAAATTCCTCGAACCCGTTCTCGGCGGCTCGAGTCTTCAATTGAAAGCGAGCATCGCCAGCTTGAACGAATTCACCGTGTCAGCCGGTCTTAGTAACATCAAACTGGGCAGCGCAATGACCATTCAATCAGCGGGACTCGAACTTGccatctcgacgacgtcggctccGTCCGTGGGCATCGTGTGCGAACTGCTCGTTCACAGTCCgcgtcttctcttcaaggGCTCGTTCTCTGCAATGCCTACCGGCGAATTGCAATCGTCGATGTCGATGGAAGGCTTGTGGAAACAGGCGTTCGGAATTCCTTGGTTGACCGTCGGcaatcttctcttttccaTCAAATTCGTTCCGGGCGTCTCGCCGACAGCGTTCGAAGTTGGCGGCGAAGTTCACATCGGTATTCCCGGCAGACAGCTGAAGGGAGCGACGTATGTCGGCGTCGACACGACCGATCCGAAAAAGAACTATTTCTACGGTTCGATAAACAAAGTGACGATTTATTCGGTGATGAACGCTTTCGGAATTCGATGCAATCTACCTAAGCCTCTTCGCGAGATGGGCTTCGTCAACGGACTTGAAGTGTCGTACGCCGTCTTTGAGAAAAGAATTCCCGGCCATGTCATACCGGCGGGAATGAAACTTAAAGGCGGCATTAGCATTCTCGGATTCCGACTGAATGCCGACATCCACGTAAATCCAGGCAAATTCTTGAAAATCGATGCGTCCATGACCGCTCTCAATCTCGCCGGTGGCTTGTTCAAGATGTACGCGCATCCGAGTCAGAAATCGCGCGGTCCTTATCTGAAGGCCGACATCAGTCTGAGCCCTCCTAAAGTGTCGATCGACGCTAGCGGTTACGTCGAACTGTTCGGTCTCGTATACACGGGCGCCACGCTGAAGATCAACGAAAAAGAGTACCTAGTTGAAGTGCGAAAACCGCTCTTCGGCTTCCAGATGACTCTGAAAGTCCACGCCAGCTACGGTTCTCTTACTCGCGCCTCGTTTGGCGTCCACGGTGAACTGGACGCCGAAGCGTTGGGCAAGCTCGTTAGAAACGTTCAAGAAATGATCAAAAAAGGCGCTGATGAAGCTACGGCGAGAATTAGAGCAGCTGAAGGTAAAGTTGCTGCCTGCCGGGGAAAGTTCGACGGTGCTCAGCGTTCGTTGAGGGACAAGCAAGGGAAGGTGAACAGATTATGCAGCGAATCAAGATGTGGCTCGG tgtGCATTCCCACTATTAGTTTCCGTTGCTGTAGGAGGTGTTGGGGCCGCTGTTGTTGGTCCTGTGCGAGGACTAACGGCTGCGGCAAGCGTATTACCGATCCTGTTTGCGCTGGCAAGAATCTTCTTTGCAGAGGAGTACGTGCTGCGGCCTACGCTGCCTTGAAAGTCGCCGAAAAGGCTGTGGAAGTTGCCAAGGCACCTTTCTATGCGGCCGAAGCCATTCTGAGAGGCGTACGAGCGGCTGTAAAAATAGGCGCCGATGCGGCAAATTTCATCCTACGCTACGGTCTGGGCTCTTTGATCAGGATTCGAAGGATTTCGTTTGAAGTGAGCATTGCGGCGGTGAAGGGCGGAAGTTTTGGTGGCAGCATTGAGGTGTCCTTCCTCAGACGTTCGTATCAAACTTACGGCTTCTCGCTTCGATTCCGCGGCGTCTTGGACATGTGCAAAGACCTTGCCGATCGTGCCTACAAAGGCATAACcggtcgtcgacgtcgcgatgTGGAGACGagtctcgccgccgctttcccCGGCTACGCTCTAGCCGATTCCTACCGACCCGGTTCGTATCGTCAAAAGAGAGACGAGCTCGAAGACGAGTTGGAGGGGCGCTTCGCGCCGGAGGCTCCGACGAAGGACGTGTttgacaacgacgacttcgatcAGGATAGCGAAATTGTTACCGATCTGCCGACACCCGCTGTCattgacaacgacgacgacgacgacgacgacgacgacgaagagaatgaCGAAGAGGCTCGCGCTGCTGCTGACGCCGTCATGAAAGATCTCAAGGAAGTCGAAAGGGAGTTCGACCACGTGTTTGACGGTATCGACAgtggcgacgaaaacgacggcgaggagGAATCGATTGACGAAGAACCGA AAACGGACGAGGAAAAGTGCAGTCTTCTCAAGACCGTATTCGATCACGTTACGCAAGTGTTCGTCGAGTTGGACAAATCGCTCTACGAACCCCTGAGTGCCGAAGTGAAGGCATACAGCAGCCAGAAGGCAAAGCTGGATCGTTGCCAAGCAGCTTTGGATGAGGTCGCCGAGCAGAAGAAACAAgtggacgaagacgtcgagaaggaCATTCGAGAACTGGAtcgagaagaggaagaggaagaactCGGCGGACTAAGTAAATCTCAACGCGTCTTCCGACGAAGTGTTCGACAAGGAATGGCAGACAAACTTCGACGCGTGACTCAAC GTGAGAACGAGGATTACGACAAGTCGAGACAGCTTTGCGACG AGGTGGATAAGGTGCAGCAGAAAATTCACGACTCCGCAGTGGAAATAAACGCTAGAGGTTCTCGCCTCGCTTTGGCGAAATTCAACAGCTTCACGATGACGAAATTTGGAAAACCAGTGGAAGTGTTCCTCCATGATCAGTGTGAAAGAGTGGCCAATGCCTACGCCGACTACAAAGGACCAAATGCAGATGCCGCTCATAACGTCTTGGGTGTGCTTCACAAAGCTTGCTCT caCTTTGGATATGATGGAGAGGCTAATATTTTGGACCTTACCGTGTTGAAAGCACATCCCATCGCCATGGAAGTTGTGAGGACGATCAAGGAGGTGAAGGAGAGAAATCTCAATGGTTTCTGTTGA